tggagctggctgagtttgcaactgtctctgcagctttttctgatcctgtgcagtggtccctccaaaGCAGGCGGTGATTCCCCACTGCCTTGTAAAGGGCATTTACAGATGGGCAATGAATGCTGGCCTGGTCTGCAGTACAGAGATTCCAGAAAGTGACTGGACACAAACTCCGTGTAGCAGGAGGCAAAGGTGTCTGTGGCCTTTGAACAAAAAGACTATAGAGAGGAAGCTGTTAATTTGCTGAAGGTTACGATGATTGCACGTCGTAAGGGTTGCACCCAGGCTGAGGCCTGCCGTATAAAACCCCACCTAACGTCTCTTTCTCTTTACAGAAAGGAAAAAAGAAAGCAGTGGCTCTGTGTGCGTCGAGGGCGAGGGTCAAGGGCACAGCAGACAGCGAGTGGTGCTACCCATCCATTACCCTGGACGTGTGCACAGGACAAGCCAGCTGACCACCTATCCCACCAGGACTAGCATGGATACGCGGGGAAATCCCGTCACGGTGCTCACGGTGGAGCAGCACGGTGAACAGGGCCTGTACCCAGCTCAGTCGGGGGCGTACGTACGGAGCTACCCGCCCGTCCACCTGGACCACAGCTTGGGCGCCCACCACTGCAACGTGGAGCATCGCGCGTTCCCTCCGGCCCACGCCTTCCGGAGGGCCAGAATGAACGGGCGGAATTACTCGAGGGCCCCTTGTTTTTCCCAGTACGAGACCATGTATCAGCATTACTTCATCCAAGGACTGAGCTACCCGCAGGCCGAGTCCCAGCCGGGCCTCCTCAGCCAGAAGGGGCCCTCCCGAGCTTTTCAGGCCGGCGGCAGCATGCTGTACCCCactgtggtccacatccctccGTCGTCCCACCTAGACGGAGGCAGCAGCTCTGGCTTCAGCTGCTACCACGGTCACCGGTCGGCGTGCAGTGGCTACCTGGCCGACGGCCCCGGCAGCGACAGCTCCTGCAGCAGCAGCGCCAGCTCGGGCCCCTGCCACTGCTCCTCCAGCGACTCCATGCTGGACTGCACTGAGGTCAGCAACCGGGGAGTCTACGGTAGCTGCTCCACCTTCCGCAGCTCCCTGAGCAGTGACTATGACCCGTACATCTACCGGAGCCGCAGCCCGTGCCAGGCCGGTGAGAGCCTGCTGACGGGAGGGccgcaggaggaggaggaggaggaaatggACAGCGGTGGTGGCCTGCCAAAATATGGCTGCCGCTCCCCTGACACGGGACCCCGGGCCTCTCCCGGGGACCAGCTCTCAGACTGCAGCTTGGACATGAACTACAGCAGCAGTTCCTCGCTGGAGGACAGGGGCCCGGCTGCCCTGGGGGACAGGAGCAGCGGGGCCGAGCAGGCCTGTGCCCGTTGCCTGGAAACGCCAGCTGCTGGCTGCAAGGGGGCAGAAGGTGGCCGCttcccaccactctgtgggtcTTGCCCGAGGACTGCTTCGCCGATGCTGTACAGCGTCGATGCTGGCCACCGTTTTCACGAAGAGAAACGGGCACGCGGCCCGGCCCAGGACTGCACCGTCAGCGTGAGGAACGCCCAGGCTGACGAGAGCCCGCGCAGCCCCAAGGCCACCCCCTCCTCGTCCTCCTTGCCCCCCAGCAGCTGTGAACTGGCCCAGCGCGTTATCAGCGTCCCCGAGGACACAGGCGGTGCCTTCCCCAACATGTGCTCTCGGCTCCGCGAGCCCACCATGAGGGACAGCTCAGAGGGTAAGATGGGGTGCGGGTGCGCGGTGAGTCAGGGGGCGCGGGCAAGAGGGGAACGGAGGCACTGGAAATCCTGAGCGACACACAcaaggcattggagaaggtcagaGAGTTAGGGAGCATCAGTGAATGAAATGAACAATCAGTGTTTCAGGCCACGACACTCCATTCGGACTAGGTGGGCCACTAATCTGTTCCAGAACCATTTAGAGACCCTGAGAGTTCCCCTCACTGGggtcattggtttattattttcccTCGTGCCAGGAAACGGTGAAAAGTCTTGCTTTACAAGCCGCCTGGACAGATCATTCAATACATAAACTCAAGGGATTGTGCAGGCACTGAAAAtccacaacaacaacacacacaaaatgttggaggaactcagcaggtcaggcaacatctatggaaatgataaGCATTCAACGTTTCAAGCTGAGGTCCTCCTTCAGGAGCTCGTACCTAGTccagatgcagggttttgacccagaATGTGCTCGAGCCTCTATGTTCTTTCAGTAGATTTGTTACTCACTCCACGTATATCTGCGTCGAGGTCGTACACAAGGAAAAGCAGTCACAGAATAACGTtacaggtacagagagagtgcaaagcAGGCAGACAATGCCAGGTAGTCTTGAGAGGTTAGGGGTTCATCCTTATTGCACGAGACATCCATTTGTGTACGGGAGCTGCCATGCAGCCTggctgtgtgtagtttttcatgctttCCAGTGTTCCACCTGCTGGGAGAGCTGAACATaaaacagaaatctacagcacattacaggcccttcagcccaccaatgTTGTGCCTACCACATAACTTActatagaaactgcctagaattaccctactccatagccttctatttttctaagctccatgtgtctatctaagagtctctttaaggaccctaatgtatctgcctccaccactgtcaatgGCAGTGCATTTTGTGCACCCATTACTCCCTGAGAAAGGAGAATGCTTGGGTTTGAAGGGGTATTCAATTTAtgaggctgctttcctgaggcttCGGGAAGTGTGGATgaagtcaatggaggggaggctggtttacatAATAGACCGCACTGCGTTCATAGTtgtctgcaatttcttgcagtcttgggAAGAGCTATTCTTATACCAAGCAGTGTTGGATCCTGTTAGGATGCCTTCTGTGGTGTACTTGTGTAAATTGGCAAGGATCATCAGGAACTTAACAAATTCGGGGTTGCTCATTGCCCACAAACTTACCATGGCCAGAGACTTTCTGTGTCAATCTATGGAGCCTGGTGTTCCTTTCAGTGCCCTGTACTCAACAGTGTTCCTATGTTGCCCTAGTGCTCAGTGAAACCCAGAGGTTCTTTGCTCCTTTTAAATTTATAGGATTCACTAGAAAAATATTGTATTAAAAATGCGAATTAAGGTTGTGTTGTGCCGTGAATAACATCCTGTAAACATGAAACTCTGACAATATGGCTCCATTGAGAATGTTGCATTATGGAAGTTTCACGATAGCACTCAGGGGAACGAAAATCAGATGGGTGACCAGTTCATACCCCACGTTCTTGAGTAATCTTGGCCAAGCTGGGGCAGGAGGAGGGGGTTGGCCTGAAAGCATAATGTCACAGATTTTGCATAtcaaaaacaaaaatagaaaccCCTCTACGGGTCTGCTAGCTTTTGTGCATGTGAGGTCTTTAGACGTGAGCCCTCCATGACTGAGATTTGACTCATTCTACAGACGCATGCCTATTCAATCCACAGAACCATACAGAATGTAATGTGCAGACATTCCAACAGGTTATCTAATtcccatccccaccccacccccacttacTTCCCTGCAACCTGCTCTCTTCACCTGCCATCACTCCACCGAGTGTCACACCATCCACCTTTGCTGGGACAATTTACTGCAACGAGTTTTTCCACCAGCGTGACAAGGGAGGAAACACGAGCAAACTCCTAATTGTACTAGTACATTGTGACTGCAGGAAACAGGAGGCCAAACTGCACAGAGGCCTTTTTTGGGTGAAGCCAggaaatgatttttaaaataaaaagtgATAAAGGCATTATTGGACTATCGGACAGGGTGGTGCAGGCAGCAGCTGTGTAGGAAATATTAAACACTATAGGGCTGGAGATAGCGGCTGTGGGAAGGGCTGCAAGCTTTTGCCCAGATAATAATCTACAGGAGAACAAACTTACTCTTTTTTATCACAGCTATCTTGCAAAGATCTCCACCTTTGGCAGTAGTAGTCTAAGCTAAGTCACACTGATGTATTAAAATCTCTTCACAGTGGCCTCTTTTGCAGAGAAACTAACTTGTGTTGGACACGTTGGTCAATACGTATATGTTAATTGCCACAAACTCACCACCTTCTCTGGCAGATCGATGTGTGCAAGAGCTGGAAAGTGTAGCCATCAGCAAAGTATCTTTCTCTAAAGCTGAGGTGGTGACGGATTAGAATGCCAGAGTCTTGTATCACACTTTAAACGCTACTCACAATGTTGCATTTATTTCCCTGTCActgacctctcatcctccaattcAGCTCAAACCTACAGTGATTATTTTGTTAAGCGTGTTGACATGACATTTTCTAGTAAAATTATAAAATATTGTGGGGGAGGaagattgtttgtttttttccaaAGGCCAGATATCAATCATTGTCAATCTGATCTACTTTGAACTGGGAAGCAACTTTGCTGAGTACCTTTTTAACTCTTTACTGTATTCAAAGTCTTGATGTAGCCTGGGTAAAGGATACTGCAGGGTTATCATTTACTCTTTGATTTTAAAGGCCGAGAAGTGGTGAGTATTTTAAAAACCATAGATTGTTAAATCCAGAATCGAGAGGCTGAACCAACCTAAACAAAGCAACTGGGATTCTTTTCCGTGTgctttcttcatctccctctcaaGTCAGATCCAACGAAGGGTCCATGTGAAAGCTAGAGAAAACGATTTGCTGAAGGTAGATCTATTTAAATGGCATTTCTGGtactggaacatagaacagtacaagcccttcggcccataatgtttgTGCTGGCCCTTTAATATATTCCAAGGTCAATGTAATCTTTCCTTCCACATATTCCTCTATTTTTTGCTTTCACTCATGTGCCTGTGTAAAAGTCCCTTGAATATCCCTGAACGTCCCTTTATTCCTCTACTCCCAGCCCTGGTATTGCGTTCCACGCACCCGTTGCTGTCTGTGTGAAAATCCTTCCTTCCCcaacactttcctccaattacttcAAAATTATGTCCACTCATATTAGCTATTGCCACCCTGGGGGAAAGGTGCTGGCTACCCATTCTATCTATGcatcttatcaccttgtacaacTCTGTCTTCTCTGTTGCTTCTCATCGTCCttcactgcaaagagaaaagccatagcTTGTTTAATCTATCCccgtaagacatgctctctaatccaggcagcagtctGGTAAATCTCCACACTCTCACTATTGGTTCAACACtttctatactgaggtgaccagaaatgaactcaaTACTCCCACGCGTGGTCTAACCAGAATTTAATAAAGGCCAGCACACTATACCTTTTTACCCATCTATTACAGTGCCCTGTGTACTTCATCTGTTCAGAGCAATCACAGTTAACGTTTTACAAGTGTGGTATGTAGTCTAGCAATGCATACAACAGCGGTTTGAGTCCTGAATGGACACGATAGCATCCTTGTCCTGCTCTGCCACCAGTAGGTGGAGCAGCATTGATTGAAGCCTGTTCAGTAGGCAGATGATTTTACTAGATCCTTTTACAGATGATTTTATGTTGCAAATGGAGACACACGGGAATGCAGACGCTGGAATCTGTATCCAAAGAAAATGAACTTCCCAACATTCCCAACGTATCACTAGACTCTTCATTTCACCTCACCGAtgttgtgtgacctgctgagctcccccagcagttTGATTTGGATTATATTTATAATCGTCTTTTGACCCATTTGCTCAAGAAAGTAGAAAAGACTGATTTTGGTGAACAAGATTTTATTGATAATCTAGTTGCCATGGTCATACTAAGAAGCATAATTTGTTGTTTTTATAATTgcaattaaatttttaaaataatcaCTGCCAGTAGGGCACTTCGGAAGAATTCCTACAACctaaaagtcaaaataaatttattatcaaagtacatatatgacgcCATATTCTGGCCTGAGgttcatttttttgcaggcatttataggaaaataaagaaatacactgtcaaacaaccattgtgcaaaagacacagtgcaaattttaaaattacagtaaataaataaataatactgaggacatgagttgtagagtccttgacgttgagtctgtagattgtggaatggtttcagagttgaggtgagtgaagttatcctcgctggttcaagagcctgatgatatAGGCGAGAAGagaatgatctagatgatgggagCCACTGGTGACTctctcttcggctgtccatcgacttcgatgttgactgaggcctgggcaagaccgtcagttgcccatgctgcaagtctccctctccacgccaccaaagttgtccaagggaagggcactaggccggtacagcttggcaccggtgtcgtcgcagagcagtgtgtggttaagtgccttgctccagGACGTTGAGCATTGCTGACAGTGCTCTTTACAattgtgctcagtggtggtgggggggggggcgctttGCCTGTGACCAACTGGACTGTATTACAGCAGCAGTTGAAGGAGTTAACAGGAGTTGGAACAAGGACTTAACTGAGAATATGTGATAATCTCTAAAGGCACCAGCACCTGTTCATTTTTCAAAGTCTTTACATACTGGTGTGCTGAAAGCCTACAATGAACTGTATCTTCAAATTTACTGCTGTTTAGATACAGTATTTGCAGATCTTTGGTACAAGATAGGTCTAAGTATACTTTCAAGTTAAAGCTTGATGAAATTGACAGCTTAAGAGAGCCGCATGACATTGACTGAAACACACTCATCAATAAAAGCTGCtggattttgttgtttgcacCCGTGCCACagcataaaaaaaacagaataaaaattcttaatgtAACATCTCATTATGCATCTCTATTGATTTGTTCAGTTCCTTGATACCTTTACGTCTTTTCCTTGACGTTTGGATATTATTTATTATCCAATTGACATTTTCCTGGGAGTGTTAATTGGAATTGTGGGAGATACAGTGCCAtgcttgtcttgcattctgtttaCTCAGAACAAATCATCGCACAGTGCAGGTCAGGTTTCACCTTCTTCAGCTTTTACATTCCTCCCACTTTTACCCCCCTCCCACATCAACCTGATTTCTCCCTACCAGCTCTTGCTGCACCACCTCTCCCTACCCTCTTGCCCCCCGCTTTCTTCCAGTCCTGGTAAGGGGTTTCGACTTGAAACACGGACAGTCCACttcgttccatagatgctgcctgacctgtagtGTTCCTCCAGCAAAGAGAGAATCTTTCGGGAAGACAGGTTGACAGTTCTGCCTGAAGGAGTCAGCTTTTCTCCCACCCTTCACTTGTCcacctttctgctgctttcctgcatttCTACATTACCTTCCTCTTGCTGTGCCCCATTCCAGCCTCCACCGTCTGTTTTAGTAACCCGTTCAAGAAGCTTAATGATTCCTAAACAATGCGTGCACCGaggatcagctttattcaccCTATACATGTACATTtttgggaatttgctgtggtgtgtggccatgcaacaaaaaacaacactCAACAATTATAAAATAATTAAGTTATTAGTAAAAAGAAAACTTAGTATTAAAATACAGAAATGGAATAAAATGCACTTAAGTACATCAATACCAGCAATGTGAACAGCACaatgtggtttaaagtgtttacagtgcttTGCAGTGACGGAGTTATtagaggggggtggggggtaactggaatggttgatcagattaactgccttgtgaagaaacttttaagatggcattaaatagtttgttttaatagccctacagCGCTTTCCAGAATGAAGCTCTGGAAGGAGGCTGTTTGCAGGGTGGTGCTGTCTACAATGATTTGAAGAAGCGCCTGCATCTTTCTCCTGGAAATATGAGGCTGCTACACTAGTTAAGAGCTCAtagtgttacaggaaggatactagcatggataaaagattggctgaatggcaggaggtGTAGAGTAGCAATAAATGGAGTAGCAATAACTGCTAATTATTTGTGGCGTTCTACCGGGTTCACTGTTGGTACtgctttttacgttatatgtcaatgatttggttgatggaattgatagctttgtggacaagtttgcagatgacacaaagtaggtgaggggcaggtagtgctgatgaagcagtaagtttgcagaaggatttggacagattaggagaaggggaaagaagtggcagatggaatacggtggaGCGAAAAGAATGGTCTTACAGTTTGGTGGAAAGAATAAAAGccaagactattttctaaatggggaaaaatttcagaaatggatttgggagtcctagtgcagaattacctaaaggttaacttgcagattgagtcagtggtaaggaaggcaaatgcaatgtggactcattcatttcaagaggacttgaatataaaagcaaggaggtaatgctgaggctctataaggcactggtcagactacACGGGAAGTATTGTGATCAGCTCTGGGTTCCTtctctaagaaaggatgagctgtctttggggagggttcagaggaagttcatgagaacaAATCTTTTCTGCTGACTTGACAGCTCACCGTATTTTTTTGCACAGACAGCACATGCGCAAAGACAAATCCCCAAACTTGCACCTGCCTTTGGGTATGGACACGTTCCATCCAACCTCCACACCACTCCAGACACTTGTTTAAGCAACCCCTATCCACCTGCCTCTATGTGTGCACCTACACACCCCTACCTGTGCATACACTGCCCCACATGCTTACGTGATTTGAGTAGTGGACTGTTGCAGGTACTACAGCATTCCAGCCACTCCTGAGAGAGATCTAGCATCTTCCATTCAGCAATGTGCCTGTATGGTTCAAAATGTTGTTTATTATAACTGTAGTAGATAAAGTTATAATAAAGTTTATCATAAATTGCTGCCAGATCATCCTACAACCATCCAAGCTTTTGGATGTTATCTCTGTAATTTGCTCATCTCAAGATTTTGTTGAATAACATTTGAGCGGTACATATGTGCCCTGGCAGATTAACTTCAGTAAATCAGATTACAGTAAATGATGATTTATCTTGCTGCAGAGAAGGAGGCTTCTTGGCCAATTTAGAAATGTCAGCTCTCTGTTGAACAGAAAAATCAATCAATCTCTATATTGCTGCAAATCTATTTCACTCAGATGCCCATCCAATTTCTGTTTGAAGTTAttaatcatttctgcctccaccatcctCATGGGTAGTGGATTCAAGATCATTAACACTTGATTCACAGATAAGATCTTCCTCACATCCCCCACTATTAATCACACCAAGTCCTCTATCATCAGCTAATAATAATTTTCCTTTTTCTACCTTGCTTGACAATATGATGGAAAAGAGTCAACCCGTGTAATCTGTTTTGAATTCTGGAAGGATGTATCTGGCAGAGTCAATGAAGGAGAACTAGTTCCTGCTTGTTTTGGATTTTCAGGGGCTTTCAATAATGGCCTACACAAGAGGCTGGTGAACTATGTTACAATTCATGGATCTGAGGTAATGCACTACCATGGGATGAAAGCTGGTTAACAGAGGGGAAATAAATCGATAAAAAAAACATGTCTTTCCCTGGTTGCTGGGCTGGGAGATTAGATGGGAGCTGCAGAGATCTACCTTCTAACTCCCATCTATTCACAATCTATAGCAACAATATCCGCGAGCAGATTCAATGCAACATTGCAAAGTGTGCTGGTGAGACAACTGAGAATGTGAGTGATGATGAGAATATAAAGAGGCTTCAAATGGATATAGGCAAAGTAAACAAGGAAACAAAAGCACAACTGGTGGAGAGTAATGTGGACAATGTGAGGTTATATACTGTGATAGCACAAACAGAAATGGTTTTAAATAGAGACTAGGAGATACAGATACTCAAAGGGATCTTAATTCCTTTGTAAAGAAGTTAAAGAAAGCAAACTTACGGGTGCAGCAGGCAGTTGTGAAGCCAAATCGTATGCTGGGCTTTACTGCAAGGGTATTTGAGTGTTAGAAGAAGCATAACTACTGTTAAGTCTAGGTAGAGTTTTAGTTTCCTTGCCTAAGAACAAACATACGGTTACCGAGTTCATTCAAAACAGAAACTgtagaatcaagggatatggggaaaggcAGGACAGCAATGTTGACCATGGTTTTGTGGAAGCGCAGAACAGTCTTATAGACAATaggcagtaggtgcaggagtaggccattcggcccttctagccagcaccaccattcactgtgatcatggctgatcatacacaatcagtaccccgttcctgccctctccccatatcccttgaccccgctatctataagagctctatctaactctctcttgaatgtatccagagacttggcctccactgccttctggggcagagcattccacatatccaccactccctgggtgaaaaagttcttccgcatctctgttctaaatggcctaccccttattcttaaactgtggcctctagttctggactcacccatcagtgggaacatgcttcctgcctccagtgtgtccaatcccttaataatcttatatgtttcaatcagaaaccctctcatccttctaacttCCAGTCTTGTGAAGTCAAATAGCCCACTTCTGTTCCTAGATCTATATTAAACTTATGCTAAGCATTTATACCTCTAGAAAATCTTCCTAAACCAATCTTGCTCCAAGAAAAGCATCCCAAGCTACTCTATCTCCATCTTGAAGATAAAATCCCTAACCTCTGGGATCATTTGCATCCTTCCTAAAATGTGGTGGCCATAGCAGTACAGAGATCCCACCCCTGcctccttactctgacttctcattgttttttccattcctgatgaagggtcttggcccaaaacgatgactgtttattcccttccattgtTGCTGTCTggtctgttgagtttctccagcattttgtgtgtgttgcaggacATAATTCCTAGTTGAACCTTATTGAACTTTAGTATAAATATTCTTCTTTTACACTAACGTTTTTGAAATATAAGGTGCATTGCTCGGTCCTCTTCCACCACAATGCACACAAGCTTCTGAGCAACTGTGCCACCTCCTTCACCAGCATTCTCCATGACTCCATCAAAACGTTCAATTAGTTAAAAATGACCCTTGCTTTACAAACCTATGCTGGTTATCCTTAATCAATTAAAACCTCTGCAAATGACTGGTCAGGTTTTGCACAAATAAAGGTTCTAAAACCCTACCCACCATTGACATTAGTCCAACAGTTACTTGGAACATCCTTGTATCTTCTCAGCAGCACTACAAGTGTACATCACCTTgaacttttctgcattaaattccatgctGCCTGCCCACTCTTGGCCTCCTGTAGTTGATTGGCAACATTCTTGCCTTTTGCCCTCACGtagaagagatgaggaggaattcctttagcaagCGAGTGGGGATCCTGTGGAATTGATAGaggcagaggccaagtcattggggatatttaaagcagaggttgataggctcttgatgtaagggtatcaaaggtggcgg
The genomic region above belongs to Hypanus sabinus isolate sHypSab1 chromosome 13, sHypSab1.hap1, whole genome shotgun sequence and contains:
- the znrf3 gene encoding E3 ubiquitin-protein ligase znrf3 isoform X2 produces the protein MMLREAKLVFVLLVVAVASLVSVYAKETAFVEVVLFESSPNGEYTTFTTDLQGRFSRAGATISAEGEIVQMHPLGLCNNNDEEDLYEYGWVGVVKLEQPELDPKPCLTVLGKAKRAVQRGATAVIFDVSENPDAIDQLNQGSEDPLKRPVVYVKGVDAARLMNIVNKQKVARARIQHRPPRPTEYFDMGIFLAFFVVVSLVCLVLLIKIKLKQRRSQSSMNRMALQALEKMETRKFKSKSKVSREGNCGASDTLSSSSTSDCAICLEKYVDGEELRVIPCAHRFHRKCVDPWLLQHHTCPHCRHNIIERKKESSGSVCVEGEGQGHSRQRVVLPIHYPGRVHRTSQLTTYPTRTSMDTRGNPVTVLTVEQHGEQGLYPAQSGAYVRSYPPVHLDHSLGAHHCNVEHRAFPPAHAFRRARMNGRNYSRAPCFSQYETMYQHYFIQGLSYPQAESQPGLLSQKGPSRAFQAGGSMLYPTVVHIPPSSHLDGGSSSGFSCYHGHRSACSGYLADGPGSDSSCSSSASSGPCHCSSSDSMLDCTEVSNRGVYGSCSTFRSSLSSDYDPYIYRSRSPCQAGESLLTGGPQEEEEEEMDSGGGLPKYGCRSPDTGPRASPGDQLSDCSLDMNYSSSSSLEDRGPAALGDRSSGAEQACARCLETPAAGCKGAEGGRFPPLCGSCPRTASPMLYSVDAGHRFHEEKRARGPAQDCTVSVRNAQADESPRSPKATPSSSSLPPSSCELAQRVISVPEDTGGAFPNMCSRLREPTMRDSSEGSGPSLLEKEFVTEQNI
- the znrf3 gene encoding E3 ubiquitin-protein ligase znrf3 isoform X1; amino-acid sequence: MMLREAKLVFVLLVVAVASLVSVYAKETAFVEVVLFESSPNGEYTTFTTDLQGRFSRAGATISAEGEIVQMHPLGLCNNNDEEDLYEYGWVGVVKLEQPELDPKPCLTVLGKAKRAVQRGATAVIFDVSENPDAIDQLNQGSEDPLKRPVVYVKGVDAARLMNIVNKQKVARARIQHRPPRQPTEYFDMGIFLAFFVVVSLVCLVLLIKIKLKQRRSQSSMNRMALQALEKMETRKFKSKSKVSREGNCGASDTLSSSSTSDCAICLEKYVDGEELRVIPCAHRFHRKCVDPWLLQHHTCPHCRHNIIERKKESSGSVCVEGEGQGHSRQRVVLPIHYPGRVHRTSQLTTYPTRTSMDTRGNPVTVLTVEQHGEQGLYPAQSGAYVRSYPPVHLDHSLGAHHCNVEHRAFPPAHAFRRARMNGRNYSRAPCFSQYETMYQHYFIQGLSYPQAESQPGLLSQKGPSRAFQAGGSMLYPTVVHIPPSSHLDGGSSSGFSCYHGHRSACSGYLADGPGSDSSCSSSASSGPCHCSSSDSMLDCTEVSNRGVYGSCSTFRSSLSSDYDPYIYRSRSPCQAGESLLTGGPQEEEEEEMDSGGGLPKYGCRSPDTGPRASPGDQLSDCSLDMNYSSSSSLEDRGPAALGDRSSGAEQACARCLETPAAGCKGAEGGRFPPLCGSCPRTASPMLYSVDAGHRFHEEKRARGPAQDCTVSVRNAQADESPRSPKATPSSSSLPPSSCELAQRVISVPEDTGGAFPNMCSRLREPTMRDSSEGSGPSLLEKEFVTEQNI